One window of the Pseudomonas sihuiensis genome contains the following:
- a CDS encoding putative urea ABC transporter substrate-binding protein, with protein sequence MSIRSLLTVLLCACLLGAPTAQAAPKTFKLCWSIFAGWMPWGYAAEQGIVKKWADKYGIDIQVQEVPDYVASIERYSAGQFDACSMTNMDALTIPAAAGKDSTALIIGDFSNGADALLLRGSGKRIQDLKGKSVLLVENSVSHYLLSRALEWALLDESDVTIINVSDTEIADAFLAGKGDAVITWNPILSEIRRKAEVSQVFSSNLIPGEILDLTVVSSQTLAQHPEFGRALTGAWFETQRLLGLPTPAGREARARMAAAADTTAEDFDAQLGTLRSFYSPRSALNFARTGKLPDLMQRVAHFADAHGLLGKSGMGLTNLGIEFSGEKTLGNPQRILLRFNHRYMELAADGAL encoded by the coding sequence ATGTCCATTCGCTCCCTGCTCACCGTCCTGCTCTGTGCCTGCCTGCTTGGCGCTCCGACAGCCCAGGCCGCGCCTAAAACCTTCAAGCTGTGCTGGTCGATATTCGCCGGCTGGATGCCCTGGGGCTACGCCGCCGAACAGGGCATCGTGAAGAAGTGGGCGGACAAGTACGGCATTGACATTCAGGTGCAGGAAGTGCCGGATTATGTCGCCTCCATCGAGCGCTACAGCGCCGGCCAGTTCGACGCCTGCAGCATGACCAACATGGACGCCCTGACCATTCCCGCTGCTGCCGGCAAGGACAGCACCGCGCTGATCATCGGCGACTTCTCCAATGGCGCCGACGCCCTGCTGCTGCGTGGCAGCGGCAAGAGAATCCAGGACCTGAAAGGCAAGAGCGTGCTGCTGGTGGAGAACTCGGTTTCGCACTACCTGCTCAGCCGCGCACTGGAGTGGGCCCTGCTCGATGAAAGCGACGTGACCATCATCAACGTCTCCGATACCGAAATCGCTGATGCCTTCCTCGCCGGCAAGGGCGACGCGGTGATCACCTGGAACCCGATCCTCTCCGAGATTCGGCGCAAGGCTGAGGTCAGCCAGGTGTTCAGTTCCAATCTGATTCCCGGTGAAATCCTCGACCTCACCGTGGTCAGCAGCCAGACCCTTGCCCAGCACCCAGAATTCGGCCGCGCGCTGACCGGCGCCTGGTTTGAGACCCAGCGACTGCTCGGCCTGCCCACCCCGGCCGGTCGTGAAGCCCGGGCCAGAATGGCAGCCGCCGCCGACACCACCGCGGAAGACTTCGACGCCCAGTTGGGCACCCTGCGCTCGTTCTATTCGCCGCGCAGCGCGCTGAACTTCGCGCGCACCGGCAAGCTGCCGGACCTCATGCAACGGGTCGCGCACTTTGCCGATGCTCACGGCCTGCTGGGCAAGAGCGGCATGGGCCTGACCAATCTGGGTATCGAATTCAGTGGCGAGAAGACGCTGGGCAACCCGCAGCGCATTCTGCTGCGCTTCAACCATCGCTATATGGAACTGGCCGCCGATGGGGCGCTGTAA
- a CDS encoding ABC transporter permease: MRLINRHPDRSSRLLLILLPFALLLFVYFSASTSRLAENPNDKLLPSASQMADAIDRLAFTEDKRSGQYLFWQDTASSLQRLGLGLGIAALLGLVLGIAAGSVPLFGAPLSPLLTVLSMIPPLAILPILFIVFGLGELSKVMLIVIGITPCIARDIEQRAREIPGELLIKAQTLGANSWTLILRLVLPQLMPRLLISLRLMLGSAWLFLIAAEAIASTDGLGYRIFLVRRYMAMDVILPYVVWITLLAWLMDLGLRQVLRLCFPWHKGGKA, encoded by the coding sequence ATGCGCCTGATCAACCGCCACCCGGATCGCAGCAGCCGCCTGCTGCTGATCCTGCTGCCCTTCGCCCTGCTGCTGTTCGTCTATTTCAGCGCCTCGACCAGCCGCCTGGCTGAGAACCCCAACGACAAGCTGCTGCCCAGCGCCAGCCAGATGGCCGATGCCATCGACCGCCTGGCCTTCACCGAAGACAAACGCAGCGGCCAGTACCTGTTCTGGCAGGACACCGCCTCCAGCCTGCAACGCCTGGGTCTGGGCCTGGGCATCGCCGCGCTGCTGGGCCTGGTGCTGGGCATCGCCGCCGGTAGCGTGCCGCTGTTCGGCGCGCCGCTGTCGCCGCTGCTCACGGTGCTATCGATGATTCCGCCGCTGGCGATCCTGCCGATTCTGTTCATCGTCTTCGGCCTCGGCGAGCTGTCCAAGGTGATGCTGATCGTCATCGGCATCACCCCCTGCATCGCTCGTGACATCGAACAGCGTGCACGCGAGATTCCCGGCGAGCTGCTGATCAAGGCGCAGACCCTCGGTGCCAACTCCTGGACGCTGATCCTGCGCCTGGTGCTGCCGCAACTGATGCCACGCCTGCTGATCTCGCTGCGTCTGATGCTCGGCTCGGCCTGGCTGTTTCTGATCGCCGCCGAGGCCATCGCCTCGACTGACGGCCTCGGTTACCGCATTTTCCTGGTGCGTCGCTACATGGCCATGGACGTGATCCTGCCCTACGTCGTGTGGATCACCCTGCTGGCCTGGCTGATGGATCTGGGCCTGCGCCAGGTGCTGCGCCTGTGCTTCCCCTGGCATAAAGGAGGCAAGGCATGA
- a CDS encoding ABC transporter ATP-binding protein: protein MSDSRTAPASTGKTAFIEARNLWQEYGDLVVLERLNIKVDEGEFCTLVGASGCGKSTFLRMLLGQERPSRGELLLGGQALPNEPDPSRGVVFQRYSVFPHLSVLDNVALGLELPKSKLLGRLFGAAKREARERAAEILTKVGLGHALNKYPSALSGGMQQRLAIAQALVMQPRMLLLDEPFGALDPGIRKDMHALLLELWQETRLTVFMVTHDLSEGFSLGTRLLVFDKVRHDPQAPNAYGARITYDIPLNAARRAQTQLPSELAERIATR, encoded by the coding sequence ATGAGCGACTCCCGTACGGCCCCTGCAAGCACAGGGAAAACCGCCTTTATCGAAGCGCGCAACCTGTGGCAGGAATACGGCGACCTGGTGGTGCTCGAACGCCTCAACATCAAGGTCGACGAGGGTGAGTTCTGCACCCTGGTCGGCGCCTCCGGCTGTGGCAAATCCACCTTTCTGCGCATGCTGCTCGGCCAGGAACGTCCGAGCCGTGGCGAACTGCTGCTGGGCGGCCAGGCGCTGCCCAACGAGCCCGATCCGAGCCGTGGCGTGGTGTTCCAGCGCTATTCGGTATTCCCGCATCTGAGCGTGCTGGACAACGTCGCGCTGGGCCTTGAGCTGCCGAAGTCGAAGCTGCTGGGCAGACTGTTCGGCGCAGCCAAACGCGAAGCTCGCGAACGCGCTGCCGAAATCCTCACCAAGGTCGGCCTTGGCCATGCCCTGAACAAGTACCCCAGCGCGCTCTCTGGTGGCATGCAGCAACGCCTGGCCATCGCCCAGGCGCTGGTGATGCAACCACGCATGCTGCTGCTCGACGAACCCTTCGGCGCCCTCGACCCCGGCATCCGCAAGGACATGCACGCGCTGCTGCTGGAGCTGTGGCAGGAAACCCGCCTGACCGTGTTCATGGTCACCCACGACCTCTCCGAAGGCTTCAGCCTCGGCACCCGCCTGCTGGTATTCGACAAGGTGCGCCACGACCCGCAGGCGCCCAACGCCTACGGCGCGCGGATCACCTACGACATCCCGCTGAACGCCGCGCGCCGGGCGCAGACACAATTGCCCAGCGAACTGGCCGAGCGTATTGCCACCCGCTGA